In a genomic window of Strix aluco isolate bStrAlu1 chromosome 3, bStrAlu1.hap1, whole genome shotgun sequence:
- the NDUFAF5 gene encoding arginine-hydroxylase NDUFAF5, mitochondrial translates to MGAAGVGSRALRGPGRPVLWACLGRRLWAPSGGSAAAASPPAGASSGSGALSPFDRGLKRKQKNWAALQAEPAKCDYLREEVGGRIADRVFDIPRTFPLALDVGSGRGYIAQHLTKETVEKLIQVDIAENALKNAVESEIPTVSVVADEEFLPFKEDTFDLVVSSLSLHWVNDLPRAFKEIHQVLKPDGVFIGAMFGGDTLYELRCSLQLAELEREGGFSPHVSPFTAVSDLGHLLSRAGFNTLTVDTDEIQVNYPGLFEVMEDLQGMGESNCSWNRKPLLHRDTMLAAAAIYQEMYGNSDGSVPATFQIYYMIGWKFHESQARPAQRGSATVSFGDLAKINGLISRGKK, encoded by the exons ATGGGCGCGGCGGGCGTGGGGTCGCGGGCGCTGAGGGGGCCCGGCCGCCCGGTCTTGTGGGCGTGCTTGGGCCGCCGGCTCTGGGCGCCCTCAGGAGGTTCTGCGGCCGCCGCTTCTCCTCCCGCTGGCGCCTCGTCGGGCTCGGGCGCGCTGAGCCCTTTCGACCGGGGGCTGAAGCGGAAGCAGAAGAACTGGGCGGCGCTGCAGGCCGAGCCCGCCAAGTGCGACTACCTGCGGGAGGAG GTCGGCGGCAGGATAGCGGACAGGGTGTTTGACATCCCCAG AACATTTCCTCTTGCTTTGGATGTTGGCTCTGGAAGAGGCTACATAGCTCAGCATTTAACCAAG gaaacagTTGAAAAACTTATTCAAGTTGATATTGCAGAGAATGCTTTA AAAAACGCTGTAGAATCTGAAATCCCTACGGTCAGTGTTGTAGCTGATGAGGAATTCCTTCCTTTCAAAGAAGATACGTTTGATCTTGTTGTTAGCAGTTTAAG TTTACATTGGGTGAATGACCTTCCTAGAGCTTTTAAAGAG ATTCACCAGGTTCTGAAGCCAGATGGAGTATTCATTGGCGCAATGTTTGGGGGAGACACTCTGTATGAGCTTCGCTGCTCTTTGCAGCTAGCAGAATTGGAGAGAGAAGGGGGATTTTCTCCTCACGTATCACCGTTCACTGCTGTCTCTGATTTGGGACATCTGCTGTCGAGAgctggctttaacaccctgacTGTG GATACTGATGAAATTCAAGTGAACTACCCAGGGTTGTTTGAGGTTATGGAAGACTTGCAAG gtATGGGGGAGAGTAATTGTTCTTGGAATAGAAAACCTCTGCTACACAGGGACACGATGTTGGCAGCTGCTGCAATATACCAAG AAATGTATGGAAATAGCGATGGCTCAGTACCTGCCACGTTTCAGATCTATTACATGATTGGCTGGAAATTCCATGAATCACAG gcaAGACCAGCCCAGAGAGGTTCTGCAACAGTTTCGTTTGGAGATCTGGCAAAAATAAATGGACttatttcaagaggaaaaaaatag